One part of the Paenibacillus silvisoli genome encodes these proteins:
- a CDS encoding serine hydrolase domain-containing protein — protein MNQDTKNTYGKDLGPIEHPLCKQLDRLVHSSVDRKNIFGVTLSVESGDRQLAWTGASGNLSADDSFFIASTTKLFITATMLKLRERSYIQLTDPISRYLDSDLISGIHRFQGTDYSRDITIKQLMAHTSGLPDYFQQKKATGSSLQDDIVGGHDQAWSFTEMLEDVKLMKPHFPPGQSGRALYSDTNYQLLGKIIEQVTEENLEDVFQQFIYEPLELTNTYMFANGSHQTPAPLYYKRTTLHIPQAMASFGPDGGIVSTAKEMMRFLRAFFEGELFPKSYLTELCAWNRIFFPLQYGVGIAKFQLPRIFSPFKTPPELIGHSGLSGAFAYYCPEKDLYLTGTVNQIANPGLSYKLMLRIVHAA, from the coding sequence TTGAACCAAGACACGAAGAACACATATGGAAAGGATCTGGGTCCTATAGAGCATCCACTCTGCAAGCAGCTCGATCGGCTTGTTCACTCTTCCGTAGATCGAAAAAACATTTTCGGCGTCACCTTGAGCGTGGAATCCGGAGATCGGCAATTAGCATGGACCGGAGCGTCCGGCAATTTGAGCGCCGACGACTCGTTCTTCATCGCTAGCACAACGAAGCTATTCATTACCGCAACGATGTTGAAGCTTAGAGAACGGAGCTATATCCAGCTGACCGACCCGATCAGCCGTTACTTGGACAGCGATCTTATTTCGGGCATCCATCGGTTTCAAGGAACCGACTATTCCCGCGACATCACCATCAAGCAGCTGATGGCGCATACGTCGGGGCTCCCGGATTATTTTCAGCAAAAGAAAGCAACCGGCAGCAGCCTGCAAGATGACATTGTCGGCGGTCACGATCAGGCTTGGTCGTTCACCGAGATGCTCGAGGACGTCAAGCTGATGAAGCCTCACTTTCCGCCCGGCCAAAGCGGCAGAGCGCTGTACTCGGACACCAACTACCAGCTGCTCGGCAAAATCATCGAACAGGTTACGGAGGAGAATCTCGAGGATGTATTCCAGCAATTCATTTATGAGCCATTGGAATTAACAAACACATACATGTTTGCGAACGGCTCCCATCAAACGCCAGCGCCTCTTTACTATAAAAGGACGACTTTGCATATCCCTCAAGCCATGGCCTCCTTCGGTCCGGATGGCGGCATCGTTTCGACCGCGAAGGAGATGATGCGGTTTTTGAGAGCTTTCTTCGAAGGGGAGCTGTTTCCGAAATCTTATTTGACCGAGCTCTGCGCGTGGAATCGCATCTTCTTCCCGCTGCAATACGGGGTCGGAATCGCGAAATTTCAGCTCCCGCGAATTTTCTCGCCGTTCAAAACGCCGCCCGAACTGATCGGGCATTCCGGTTTATCCGGCGCCTTTGCCTACTATTGTCCGGAGAAAGACTTGTACTTGACCGGCACGGTCAATCAAATCGCCAATCCCGGCTTGTCCTATAAGCTTATGCTTCGCATCGTGCATGCGGCATGA
- a CDS encoding SRPBCC family protein, producing the protein MTTNSESKVLILTRELRAPIELVFKVWSEAEHLKHWWGPKGFDIDVKGLDFRPGGYFHYSMSAPDGSKMWGKFNYLEIKPSEKIVWLNSFSDEAGNLVRAPFSDLIPLQIRNEVTFAEQNGVTTLNLHSSAFNANEEERSFYEGMFESMEQGWGGTFEQLEQYVAR; encoded by the coding sequence ATGACAACCAACTCAGAAAGCAAAGTACTCATCCTTACGCGTGAACTTCGGGCGCCGATCGAGCTCGTATTTAAAGTGTGGTCGGAGGCGGAACACTTGAAGCACTGGTGGGGACCGAAAGGGTTTGACATTGATGTGAAAGGGCTGGATTTCCGGCCGGGCGGCTATTTCCATTACAGCATGTCGGCGCCTGACGGCAGCAAAATGTGGGGGAAATTCAACTATCTCGAAATCAAGCCTTCCGAGAAAATCGTTTGGCTCAACAGCTTTTCGGATGAGGCGGGCAACTTGGTCCGGGCTCCGTTCAGCGACTTGATCCCGCTGCAAATTCGCAATGAGGTTACGTTTGCGGAACAAAACGGGGTAACCACGTTGAACCTTCACAGCAGCGCATTTAACGCGAATGAAGAAGAGCGGAGCTTCTATGAGGGAATGTTCGAGTCGATGGAGCAGGGCTGGGGAGGCACTTTCGAGCAGCTTGAGCAGTACGTGGCAAGATAA